The genomic DNA TCCTCATTAGCCAATACGTGGCTTATAGATTGCTTACCAGCAGCCGCTTATTGTGCTATGAGCGGCATATAGAGGCTGGTATACACCTCTCATTGCCCAATATGCTGCATATGATGCCtttcttttaataaaaatagTGATGTAAATAAGTGTTTTTACATTATAAAACAATGtaattaacatttttttttataaaataaatgttgCTTACACTATATTCAAAAGATAATAGAAtgtaacataaaaaaaataaaacataataatacGATTAAACAGTTTTACGTGTTACAACGAGAACCTACAACAAGTTAATAAAGTCTCTTCGTACACTTCTATTACTACGAAGTAACTTCTTACCCTCTGAAAGACGAGACATGTACATTGTCTCCCACTCCATAGCTTCAGTACTTCGATACATATTCCATAGTCCATTCGGTGGAGGCATCGGACCATCATCCGTTAACTTAACCATGATGAAATGGCCATCTTCCACATAGGCAATCGAAAGAACAGAATGGCCCTCCGCCGGACCATCAAACATGGGAAAGTATGTTTGACAAACACCATTGCTTAAATGTTGAACAACCACACCAAATTTTTGAGCCACCAACAATCCGGCGTATGGCAAGAACATCCAGCATGCCATTGGTGCAGGTTCCACGTGCAACCAGTTTATTGATCGATATACTGTTGTGTAAAATCCCGGATCAAAAGAGTCAAGAAGAGGCATCCACCGGGCTTTGTTAATGAACATCTCATCCAGTAGCTCTTGGCGGACCCACATCCAAGCATTCTGGTCCAACCCCAAACCCAACGCCACCGATCGAAACCCACAGTTACCGTCAGGCTGGGCATCTTCCATATGTGTTATGTATCTTCGATACATAGATGGAAGCCAGTCCTTAAATCGATCGATCATGTTTTTGTACCTGTAATTGTAAAATATATTGTGGAAAATCTTTATCAGGGAAAATGTATGTATGGAAGTACGTAGGATATTATATAGGTCAATGATTGTTGACGTACCTATCCCCCACCAACAGTGGAAAATCTTCATCTATAATTTCAGCTGTCTTTTTAGCCTTATTTTTCTTTGAACGACTGCGTTGCACTGCTGGCTTTTGAGCGTCCTCGTCCTTCTTTTGGCTTTTGCCTTTTGCTTCGGACCGGGTATCTTTACGTCTCGCAACCTCCTCCTTCTTTTTTTGTTGTGCTTTAGAGGTTGGGCGTCCCCGAGTCTCTTGTTGTACCTCAGGCGGTTGATGGTCAGTCATACTTGGATTCACCACCTCCTTTATCTTCGACAACATACTTTTTAACACTATCGGTGGTTGCGCCTTCAGTTGTTGCATGACTCTGTCCATTTCCTCCCGAAGATTATTATCGTCTTCCTTAAGTTCTTCAGCATTGAAATCTAGTTTTGTCCAGAATTTGTCTACGGCGGTAAGAGGAATTTTGCAATCTGTATTTTAAAAACAATAGTTAGAAATGAGGGCGGGGGTGGGTATTCATATGAAGTAGAATAAGCGGTTGAAGCCTGTTTTTATTACTTGTATTTTCCCACCACTCCATCCGACAAGCACATGGCAACCCACAACTCGTAAAAAGCACATGACCACAAGTCCCCCCTGCTGCGAGCAACGTACGTATCTTTTTCTTCTCCACAAGCAACAAATCTAGTGCTTTCAGGGAAACATTACCACGTAGGTTATCTAAGAATGATATCATGTGGTCCCCCATTTTCAAGGACCGGCTATCCTGAAAAGTGAGGTTTATTTGTATGCGTTGTGACTCTACAACTTTGTCAACAAGCCACACAAGTCTGTGGAGCGAGCTGTTTGGCCCCTTAAGGTATCTCTTAAACTTAGCATGTTGGCTTTCAACTCTGTTGGTTGTATGTTGACCAAAGTTAGGGCTTGTGTTAGTCCAGGCTGAAACAAACTTTTCTTTATAGGGTAGTAGCCAGACAGTATACAAATAGTCCAAAAcccctgaaaaaaaaaacagaatataaCGATTTGTAATGTTTGTATTGTAACAAAATTTTTTTGATAAATTaactatttttaaataattaattaaacaaataCAACTATGTAATTATTGGATTAAATTGgttaaaaatcgaattttgggaaaaATATCATTTTTATATTTTCGAACATCATTCTGatgttaaaataattatataaaaattttcaggttttataaaattaGTTTACTATTTTTATTGAATTTAATAAGATTAAAACTAACTTAATTCATAATAATTAGATAAAACCGGAAAGAATTATAGTTTATATTTTTAGTAAAACAGGTTTGATGTATATGAGTTTATAAAAatgttagtttttataaaagcgataaaaaacgtacaaaataaaataaaaggtgTGTGCCCGGTTGGATTTTAAGAAGTGTATAAAATAACTAATGTTAGGGTATATAATAGCTCCTGgacaggaggataaactggtaaaGAAGGGGTGCTTTTACACGAGTGGTCCGGGTTCGATCCTTGCTAAGGGGCGGGTTATACAAGAAACCCCCCTTTTTTGTTATTCTAATTAACgtagttaactaagttaacttCTTTTTTAAAGTATAAAACAACTAATGTTAGGGTATATATCAGCTCCTGgacaggaggataaactggtaaaGAAGGGGTGCTTTTACACGAGTGGTCCGGGTTCGATCCTTGCTAAGGGGCGGGTTATACAAGAAACCCCCCCTTTTTTGTTATTCTAactaacatagttaactaagttattttttttaaaggatTTCTTATTCAACATTTAACTTGGTTAATATTTTAGAGTTAAAATAAGTTTCAAACAAGGCAATTTCAACCCTTATACTATAGatttcaataattacattttatgccCAAATACTTTGTAGTTTTAAATAATGTCAAAATAAcccctagactataactttcaaTAAATGACAGTTTAGTCCCTAGACTTGGTTTTAACCATTTTTGTTATTCTAgttaacatagttaactaagttaattttttttagtgATTTCTTATTCAACATTTAACTTGGTTAAGATTTTAGAGTTAAAATAAGTTTCAAACAAGGCTATTTCAACCCTTTTACTTTAGatttcaataattacattttatgccCAATACTTTAGATTTCAAACAAGTCCCTCAACTTATAGTTTCATAAAATGTCAAAAtaggcccctatagtttgtaatatAATACGTACCTGATCTATGGTCGTCAGTCAGTCGCGTAAATAGCCGCTCAAAGTTATAATTGTATAGCGTCTCAGTGGGAGAATTACACAATCGAGACCAAGAAAGCTTGAATATTTTCCATTCTTCAGCCGTTGCAAATTTTGCCTTGGTGTGTTTTAGAATATTTTGTGAGATGTGCCACCGACATAGCAATTTGGATGCTTTTGGGAATAGTTTATCGCAAGCATTCATCAAAGCTTTATCGCAATCTGTTACTATCACGCGCAGTTCCATACCCTCTTCCAACAATCCTTTGAGGTTCTATAGGACCCACAAGAAGTTATCCTGTTTTTCTTTAGAGATAAAAGCATGAGCGACACAAAACGACTTGTGTGTCGATGTCACACCCACAATTTGAACAAACGGAAGTCTATACTCATTAGTTTTGTAAGTGGTATCAATCATCAACACATGTGGGAAAGCACGCCACATATCGTACGAGTACCGATGAACAAAAAAAACCTCCTCGACCGCATTTGTTTCGGGATTCACCCGGGTGTGGTAAACATACCTTCCTTCATGCAACATTTGCTCCAATATCTACATTGGAGTCCGATCACCGTACATTTTGACTTTAATCTTTTTTATCACGTTTTGTATGTCTCGTAGAATGCACACGCTCTGTGGGTTTTGTTTTCTTATGGTTAAATGTATGTTCGTAGGCTCCATGTTTTGAATATAAAGTCTCTCTACCAATAATTCTTCGTCTGGGGTCAACCTTCTTGCAAACGCGTGACCCTCGAGAAATACCGCAGGCTCATGGTTATGATCCTTTTGCTTCACCACTAAGCTCCAATTGCCACTACTTGCGTCTAGTTTCCCTATCATTTTAAAAGGACACCCAATCTTCTTGCTACCAGAACGCCAAACTGTTGCTTTACTTTTGCATGTGCCTCCACGGTCGCATTGCAACCATATCTTCACTGTCCTTGCTGACGAATCTTCACCCTTTGTTACCGTTCGTTGGGTCACAATGACGTAACCTTTCGCAATTTCTGTTTTGTAAGCCCAATTCTTTAACTCGTGAAGTGTCGCAAATACCTGAAACAACGGTAATTTAAAACTATGTTTAAAACTATATTTGTTTAAAATCTAATAAACCttatacataacgaataacacgtAAACAAAATCAACTTTTTCTAAATTCTAATAGGCACCCTTCTAATAAACctatacataacgaataacacgtatacaaaatcaaaattgtctaaaatttaataaacattatacataacgaataacacgtAAGTGACGGTAATGTTATACCTTTCCTTGTTTTTTCGGGTCATTAGCACCATCGTCCTTTTCACCACCATCGTCCCCGCCACCACCATCGTCCCAGCCACCACCATCGTCCCAGCCACCACCATCTTCCTCGTCTTGATCACTTTCCTCGAAGTGTGTAACACCTTTCTCGATTTCGTTTTCGTCTTCCTCGATGTCAAAAGCACCTTCCTCGGACTTTTTCTTGCGTTGTTTTTCCTGATGGGAATGGTAAGTACCGTATGCATGTTTTTCCTGTTGCGGATAGCTTTGAGCCACGTAAGATGGTCCCGCCTCCTCTACGACCTGAAACAACTTAATGGTTATACTAAAATAACCAAAACGACAATATGAATTTTTTACCTGGTTCAATTCAGGCACCACGGACCGCACACTCCCTTCCTGATGCGAATGGTAAGTTCCGGCGTGTTGCGGACGCACGGAAACCACCTCCTCCTCACCTCGATCAACGCCGGGTAACCAAACGCTATCGAAGACATATGACTCATTCGAAATTTCACCAAAAAAATATCCAAAGTCCCAATTTGACATCGTGATTCGAATCTAATTTAACCAGACCgtttatttgaaaatttttatcattttcatcacttttttgggatttttgaacaTTTGTATTACATAAATCCCGTAAGCTGGGGTAAAAGGAAAAAATTCGAaacaatacgcagcgtatagggccATGAGCGCGTATATGCGGATCACCTTTTCAGCCTTTTCAGTCTGAACTCAGCTGTCTTGTCAGCAATATACCTTAAATTCAGAGATTATAGTACCAATGAGCAGTGTATAATGCAATGAGAGGCGTATAGGGTTtaatgctccaactaccacctTCTTATACAGCGCTCATAGGGCAATGAGGGTCGTATAACTTTACTTTTTCTGACATAATTAATGCACTCAAACCCTATACAACCCTCATTGCCTTATACGGGGCTGCTGGGGGGGGTGTGTCATTACTTTTGGGGGATGTACCAATACCCTCACCCTTTAatatatactatgcgttaaaaacgcttaaaaaggcgatttggagccatttccgggtttttaaagaaaagctgatatttttattattccagaaggctcaaaatacttttttatcatattagatcagtagaaaaaggtgtGGGGTcgaaaggatttgtaaaacttattttatagcccaaaagggcaaaaccggcaattaccgaatcaagcttagaactctaagttatgctcagcctaaaaataaataaaaatccttaaaaatcccgaaatattatattacatcagtgggtaataggtttgatattaaaaattgggtttagataggctatatgctaattatgcggtttatttacttaaaagcttcttaattacgctaatgagcataactcttaatctagacctcaaactgatgtcaaattctagggacaagtttataaatcagtagtgaaggtttctattctttcactttatcaaaaatcatgttttaaggtcaaaagggcataatagtcaacatttaagcatttaacggaatcatgcatatgagttggataaccaatgaaccaagttgtataatctcagagggttatacttataggtaacttggccCTATTAGAGCCCTAAGGAATTCCTAaatcatgctcaaacgggtcagaactgaaagtcaaagcataagtcaaactatgcaactttcggtcccgaaccaagcttaaactaaaaattgtcgagttgaacatgtttagacatgttcttacattaattaccaagttatattaatgtcaaaacaggttgcatagcttctacattgctaattatgcatttatttgaaaattagctttctgttgactttttataatcaagtttgactcgacaattgacctaattagagtgggaatcagagggtgaccttttagaggtttaatgcccacataattaccaactcataggcaCTTTCATaatgaaatttgactggagcaattaagattaatgacgaagtcaaaccttaattacgacggtttgactaaacgctaataaactaagcaaaactgatttaaaggaggttaagcatacttacaatagtcctaagcacaactaggggtgctaaacgggtcgtgttcgcatGTTGGCGGGTTCaatccgacccgaacccgaaaaatttacacaaacccgaacccgaaaatcatatcatacatatgaacccgaacacgacccgaaatttagtgggttgacccgaacacgacccgttcaacccgaattttataattttttctgaaattaatatattaaaattaaatttacttaaaaacacaaatgtatataataatatcatatttaaattataaaatctatgttaatttctctttttaaattataatcatggcataaaatacacaccccatttaatttatgacacaaaatatattgtaaaaaaactataatatagtataaatgtgttataagggtcaacccgccaacccgaccaagttgacccgaacccgacccgttaacctaaccgggttcgcgggttcaacctgaaactgacccgaacccgtttagactaaacctaaacccgtgaatttcgtgttaggttcgtgtcgggttttcAGATCGTgttagaaattcacacccctaagcacaactaatgatcactaggaaagatgcttgagctccaggaatctccaagaagtgagttgtgatggttacaagtgaatgagcaaatgaaaacccaaagttcatggctttatataggtttcttggatcaTTAAGATCATGCCAAACGAGTCTAGGGTTGTTtccagatcattacaagtgtccctaggccttaatataccagcaaacaagcccatagaatcaaaaacaaccattttaagtcggttacaaggctttaacaggcagctGTCAacattttctgcatctggggaccCCTCGCGTCACGAGAAGGCCTCCTAAGGAGGcttcgcgtagcgcgacacccTTATGAACGAAAATCAACTTTCCAAGTTTGctgttttggtccctggtcctttatTACGTGGTTTTAAGTTCCTAAATTGCATTTCCagccctctaacttgatttttaagggtcTTGGGACTCTTACTAACttagttaagtccttgactaactttGTAACTACTCATAAGGCCTCaaaattcaacgttgacgcttttaaccccttgtacacgaatttgatcataactttctcatacgataacgaaactttatgaaattttaaccacatattctagtgagtatattttatcgttacaaagcttcgggtccgccaaaaggtcactcagaggtatactttgcacatgttgacacttttagcccctgtagtttgtaatttctcactttctttcatatttagcttcgtatgatccatgatttattcgtttgaaggtgtaaacatcttgtagggctattttaaaatatatttatccattgttgacattctGGATCCTTATATTCACGcagtttccttgtt from Helianthus annuus cultivar XRQ/B chromosome 7, HanXRQr2.0-SUNRISE, whole genome shotgun sequence includes the following:
- the LOC110934554 gene encoding uncharacterized protein LOC110934554, whose amino-acid sequence is MSNWDFGYFFGEISNESYVFDSVWLPGVDRGEEEVVSVRPQHAGTYHSHQEGSVRSVVPELNQVVEEAGPSYVAQSYPQQEKHAYGTYHSHQEKQRKKKSEEGAFDIEEDENEIEKGVTHFEESDQDEEDGGGWDDGGGWDDGGGGDDGGEKDDGANDPKKQGKVFATLHELKNWAYKTEIAKGYVIVTQRTVTKGEDSSARTVKIWLQCDRGGTCKSKATVWRSGSKKIGCPFKMIGKLDASSGNWSLVVKQKDHNHEPAVFLEGHAFARRLTPDEELLVERLYIQNMEPTNIHLTIRKQNPQSVCILRDIQNVIKKIKVKMYGDRTPM